The Paraburkholderia sp. SOS3 genome includes a region encoding these proteins:
- the hmgA gene encoding homogentisate 1,2-dioxygenase encodes MTTSTRPERDAAGQSAVGGARQPADERGGNPNLHAHYQSGFANEFATEALPGALPHGRNSPQRAPYGLYAEQLSGTAFTAPRGQNRRSWLYRIRPAAMHGPFTPLPSDHLVANFTGVPPTPPNPLRWDPLPMPSKPTDFVDGTVTWAGNGAAEAMSGCAIHLYAANRSMHERFFYSADGELLIVPQHGRLAIATELGKLDVEPFEIAVIPRGVRFSVALPDGEARGYICENFGALLRLPDLGPIGSNGLANPRDFLTPHAAYEDREGAFELVARLNGQLWRADIDHSPLDVVAWHGNYAPYKYDLRHFNTIGSISFDHPDPSIFLVLQSPSDTPGVDTIDFVIFPPRWLAAEDTFRPPWFHRNVASEFMGLVHGAYDAKAEGFVPGGASLHNCMSGHGPDAETFEKASHSDTTKPHKVSDTMAFMFETRTLIRPTRLALESTQLQTGYAACWQGLRKHFNAEQQ; translated from the coding sequence ATGACCACATCGACACGGCCCGAGCGCGACGCGGCGGGCCAAAGCGCCGTCGGCGGCGCCCGGCAGCCGGCTGACGAGCGGGGCGGCAACCCGAACCTTCACGCGCACTATCAATCCGGCTTCGCGAACGAGTTTGCAACCGAAGCGCTGCCCGGCGCGCTGCCGCATGGCCGCAACTCGCCGCAGCGCGCGCCGTACGGGCTCTACGCCGAGCAGCTGTCGGGCACCGCGTTCACCGCACCGCGCGGGCAGAACCGGCGCTCGTGGCTGTACCGCATCCGGCCGGCGGCGATGCATGGACCGTTCACGCCGTTGCCGTCGGATCATCTCGTCGCGAACTTCACGGGCGTGCCGCCGACGCCGCCGAACCCGTTGCGCTGGGATCCGCTGCCGATGCCGTCGAAGCCGACCGACTTCGTCGACGGCACGGTGACATGGGCCGGCAACGGCGCTGCCGAAGCGATGAGCGGCTGCGCGATTCATCTGTATGCGGCGAACCGCTCGATGCACGAGCGCTTTTTCTACAGCGCCGACGGCGAGCTGCTGATCGTCCCGCAGCATGGGCGCCTCGCCATTGCCACCGAACTCGGCAAGCTCGACGTCGAGCCGTTCGAAATCGCGGTGATTCCGCGCGGCGTGCGCTTTAGCGTCGCGTTGCCGGACGGCGAAGCGCGCGGCTATATCTGCGAGAACTTCGGGGCGCTGTTGCGGCTGCCCGACCTCGGGCCGATCGGCTCGAACGGTCTTGCCAACCCGCGCGACTTCCTGACACCGCATGCGGCCTATGAAGATCGAGAAGGCGCGTTCGAGCTGGTCGCCAGGCTCAATGGCCAGCTTTGGCGTGCCGATATCGATCATTCGCCGCTCGACGTCGTCGCGTGGCACGGCAACTACGCGCCGTACAAATACGACCTGCGGCATTTCAATACGATCGGCTCGATCAGTTTCGATCATCCCGATCCGTCGATTTTCCTCGTGCTGCAATCGCCGAGCGATACGCCAGGCGTCGATACGATCGACTTCGTGATCTTTCCGCCGCGCTGGCTCGCGGCTGAAGATACGTTTCGCCCGCCGTGGTTCCACCGCAACGTCGCCAGCGAATTCATGGGTCTCGTGCACGGCGCTTATGACGCGAAGGCCGAAGGCTTCGTGCCCGGCGGCGCGAGTCTGCACAACTGCATGTCGGGGCACGGACCCGATGCCGAAACCTTCGAAAAAGCGTCGCACAGCGACACGACGAAACCGCACAAGGTGAGCGACACGATGGCGTTCATGTTCGAAACGCGCACGCTGATCCGGCCGACGCGCCTCGCGCTCGAAAGCACGCAACTGCAAACCGGTTACGCCGCGTGCTGGCAAGGTCTCAGGAAACATTTCAACGCGGAGCAGCAATGA
- a CDS encoding EAL domain-containing protein: MIPLNIPELVDRASTLPFLREHLRMGTGAHRDSAVAHYADFEIGSAYEPIFDISVHALAQSLSSEPQSADRFGDELGFQAVTQHLNGTHIDAFDPFDHVSDDQELVALDRMSRGMHAINFFGAQRHGLLFLRVHERLLKSVRYDHGRHFSTVLISFGINPSRIVIELPPAAVAHRTFLGYLTKSYQHYGFKVAGNLPNAGQILSVSDMARLDFVKMDAGAALRDAMVKPLVGYANRLRIPLIFDRVATEAQFEMLQQYDVRFVQGPLFAGSENRVA; the protein is encoded by the coding sequence ATGATCCCGTTGAACATTCCCGAACTCGTTGACCGCGCATCGACTCTTCCGTTTCTGCGCGAGCATTTGCGCATGGGCACCGGCGCCCATCGCGACAGCGCGGTCGCGCATTACGCCGACTTCGAAATCGGCAGCGCCTACGAGCCGATCTTCGACATCAGCGTGCATGCGCTCGCGCAGTCGCTGTCGTCGGAGCCGCAAAGCGCCGACCGCTTCGGCGACGAACTCGGCTTCCAGGCAGTCACGCAGCACCTGAACGGAACGCACATCGACGCGTTCGACCCGTTCGATCACGTGTCCGACGATCAGGAACTGGTCGCGCTCGATCGCATGTCACGCGGCATGCATGCGATCAACTTCTTCGGCGCGCAGCGGCACGGGTTGCTGTTTCTGCGCGTGCACGAGCGTCTGCTGAAGAGCGTGCGCTACGACCACGGCCGGCACTTCTCGACGGTGCTGATCTCGTTCGGGATCAATCCGTCGCGCATCGTGATCGAGCTGCCGCCGGCCGCCGTCGCGCATCGCACGTTTCTCGGCTATCTGACGAAGAGCTATCAGCACTACGGGTTCAAGGTGGCGGGGAATCTGCCGAACGCCGGGCAGATTCTGTCGGTGTCCGATATGGCGCGGCTCGATTTCGTCAAGATGGATGCGGGCGCCGCGCTGCGCGATGCGATGGTGAAGCCGCTCGTCGGCTATGCGAACCGGCTGCGCATTCCGTTGATTTTCGATCGCGTCGCGACCGAAGCGCAGTTCGAGATGCTGCAGCAATACGATGTGCGGTTCGTGCAGGGGCCGTTGTTTGCGGGTAGCGAGAATCGGGTGGCATGA
- a CDS encoding IclR family transcriptional regulator: protein MTASAPSIDERKFVVALARGLDLLRAFRPGETLLGNRDFVERTGLPKATVNRLAYTLTVLGYLRFDEALGKYALDAGVLSLGFALLSGTDTLELARPHLRAFAREVGAAVSLGCRDGLDMVYLETIRSETALTLGLASGSRLSMLTSSMGRAYLAVQPVDVREALFAELARAAGDSGAAQVEDARVEVDAFEAAGCCYSFRAWHEDVNAVAVPFRDPRDRRWLVLSCSGPASSMGEDVFRERVAPRLEALARRLGDTVRRA, encoded by the coding sequence ATGACTGCCTCCGCACCCTCGATCGACGAGCGTAAATTCGTCGTAGCACTCGCGCGCGGGCTCGATCTGCTGCGCGCTTTCCGGCCCGGCGAGACGCTGCTCGGCAATCGCGACTTCGTCGAACGCACGGGTTTGCCCAAAGCGACCGTCAACCGTCTTGCTTATACCCTGACGGTGCTCGGCTATCTGCGTTTCGACGAGGCGCTCGGCAAATATGCGCTCGATGCGGGTGTGCTGTCGCTTGGCTTCGCATTGTTGTCGGGCACCGACACGCTCGAACTGGCGCGGCCGCATCTGCGCGCGTTCGCGCGCGAGGTCGGCGCGGCCGTCTCGCTCGGCTGCCGCGACGGGCTCGATATGGTCTATCTGGAGACGATCCGCAGCGAGACCGCGCTCACGCTCGGGCTCGCTTCGGGTTCCAGGCTGTCGATGCTGACGAGTTCGATGGGGCGCGCGTATCTCGCGGTACAGCCGGTCGATGTGCGCGAGGCGCTGTTCGCGGAGCTCGCGCGGGCGGCGGGCGATTCCGGCGCGGCGCAGGTGGAAGACGCGCGCGTCGAAGTCGACGCATTCGAAGCAGCCGGCTGCTGTTATTCGTTTCGCGCGTGGCACGAAGACGTCAACGCGGTCGCCGTGCCGTTTCGCGATCCGCGCGATCGACGATGGCTCGTGCTCAGTTGCAGCGGCCCGGCCTCGTCGATGGGGGAGGACGTGTTTCGCGAGCGTGTCGCGCCGCGCCTCGAAGCGCTCGCGCGGCGGCTCGGCGACACGGTTCGACGAGCATAG
- a CDS encoding acyl-CoA dehydrogenase, which yields MARAHFHWDDPLLFNQQLTDEERMVRDAAAAYAQDKLAPRVLEAFRHEKTDVAIFREMGELGLLGPTIPEQYGGPGLNYVSYGLIAREVERIDSGYRSMMSVQSSLVMVPIFEFGTDAQKDKYLPKLASGEWIGCFGLTEPNHGSDPANMVTRAKQVDGGYSLSGSKMWITNSPIADVFVVWAQLEENGEDEIRGFILEKGWKGLSAPAIHGKIGLRASITGEVVLDDVFVPEENLLPGVKGLRGPFTCLNSARYGIAWGALGAAESCWHTARQYVLDRKQFGRPLAANQLIQKKLADMQTEITLGLQSVLRLGRMKDEGTAAVEITSMMKRNSCGKSLEIARTARDMLGGNGISDEFGVARHLVNLEVVNTYEGTHDIHALILGRAQTGIQAFF from the coding sequence ATGGCGCGCGCGCATTTCCACTGGGACGACCCGCTGCTTTTCAACCAGCAGCTCACCGACGAAGAACGCATGGTGCGCGATGCCGCCGCCGCGTACGCGCAGGACAAGCTGGCGCCGCGCGTGCTCGAAGCGTTTCGCCATGAAAAAACCGACGTCGCGATCTTTCGCGAGATGGGCGAACTGGGCCTGCTCGGCCCGACGATCCCCGAACAATACGGCGGCCCCGGGCTCAACTACGTGAGCTATGGGTTGATCGCGCGCGAAGTCGAGCGCATCGATTCCGGCTACCGGTCGATGATGTCCGTGCAATCGTCGCTCGTGATGGTGCCGATCTTCGAATTCGGCACGGACGCGCAGAAAGACAAATACCTGCCGAAGCTCGCAAGCGGCGAATGGATCGGCTGCTTCGGCCTGACCGAGCCGAACCATGGCTCGGACCCGGCCAATATGGTCACGCGCGCGAAGCAGGTCGACGGCGGCTATTCGCTGTCCGGCTCGAAGATGTGGATCACGAATTCGCCGATTGCCGATGTGTTCGTCGTATGGGCGCAACTCGAGGAAAACGGCGAGGACGAGATTCGCGGCTTTATCCTCGAGAAAGGCTGGAAGGGTCTCAGCGCGCCCGCCATTCACGGCAAGATCGGGCTGCGCGCGTCGATCACCGGCGAAGTGGTGCTCGACGACGTCTTCGTACCCGAAGAAAACCTGCTGCCGGGCGTCAAGGGCCTGCGCGGGCCATTCACGTGTCTGAACTCGGCGCGCTACGGCATCGCGTGGGGCGCGCTCGGCGCGGCCGAATCGTGCTGGCACACCGCGCGCCAGTACGTGCTCGACCGCAAGCAGTTCGGCCGGCCGCTCGCCGCGAACCAGTTGATCCAGAAAAAGCTCGCCGATATGCAGACCGAAATCACGCTCGGCCTGCAAAGCGTGCTGCGTCTTGGCCGCATGAAGGACGAAGGCACGGCGGCCGTCGAAATCACATCGATGATGAAGCGCAACTCATGCGGCAAGTCGCTCGAGATCGCGCGCACCGCGCGCGACATGCTCGGCGGCAACGGTATCTCGGACGAGTTCGGCGTCGCGCGGCATCTCGTGAATCTCGAAGTCGTGAACACATACGAAGGCACGCACGATATCCACGCGCTGATTCTCGGGCGCGCGCAGACCGGGATTCAGGCGTTCTTTTAA